A single Lactuca sativa cultivar Salinas chromosome 8, Lsat_Salinas_v11, whole genome shotgun sequence DNA region contains:
- the LOC111910458 gene encoding tRNA(adenine(34)) deaminase, chloroplastic — protein MHTICFNPDVSLSSRPLLSLPSNHASYMFDEMFERNPLLFSSRKCCCCYSAANISMCNRLTVINPSFLCKGLSQSTLIQWSLSKRLIFHGSSRQFYGNTSGVSSFTDGNYYHEKLSSFNDRRKHRQRGFGHKRKKKFLGNVSDAYVNDVDVMLSLLTDEVGLEYSGEKECKQIDKNHFICDNMEKKNVDSGVVKRDQRCDKEQGKILEKKDTVKGHYGELVDRVANKSGSRMKCKQFEKLSDKDNSVIDSTFSSQKLKVISEMIKPQKINLSGTSSMSESRMKNCEEISTEVCHMVKDIKEEKHQKTNHLIKITTVSSENSQERSRISDTHVTNSENSSVSHRKKSEKHKLYPSLEMKMVEGITDGGHKGPSDEMWHMTDASSDHDITSSSEILDGVKKNIRSLLTVIGDVIRFRCSSPRSESHIPHSGGGKCSSCLSLTSEAWFSSHDSNNDSTPCNQESPIPFPPTNKTSHVSLSDSKFDEWEDAYSFEDKKRKEDEMFMREALLEAKKAADVWEVPVGAVLVHNGKIIARGYNLVEKLHDSTAHAEMICIREASKILGSWRLSDTTLYVTLEPCPMCAGAILQARIDTLVWGAPNKLLGADGSWIRLFSDGNEGKDATPIDKLSAPVHPFHKNMSVRRGVLAEECSGIMKNFFRLRRKKKSVPESPIPLEPESPIPSEPESLIPPTSITVSHHHSDFLSKIQHAFKIIFCL, from the exons ATGCACACCATTTGTTTCAACCCAGATGTATCGCTTAGTTCTAGACCTCTCCTATCTTTACCATCCAATCACGCCTCCTACATGTTCGATGAAATGTTTGAAAGAAACCCATTATTATTTTCATCACGAAAATGTTGTTGCTGTTATTCTGCTGCTAATATTTCAATGTGTAATAGATTGACTGTAATAAACCCTAGCTTTTTATGTAAAGGGTTAAGCCAATCAACTTTGATTCAATGGTCACTTAGTAAACGATTAATCTTTCATGGTAGCAGTAGACAGTTTTATGGTAATACCTCTGGGGTTTCTTCCTTTACTGATGGAAATTATTACCATGAAAAGCTTTCTTCTTTCAACGATAGAAGGAAACACAGACAGAGGGGTTTTGGACACAAGAGGAAAAAAAAGTTTTTGGGTAATGTTAGTGATGCTTATGTGAATGATGTAGACGTTATGCTTAGCTTATTAACAGATGAGGTGGGCTTGGAGTATAGTGGCGAAAAAGAGTGTAAACAGATCGATAAGAATCATTTTATATGTGATAATATGGAAAAGAAAAATGTAGATTCTGGGGTTGTGAAAAGAGATCAGAGGTGTGATAAAGAACAAGGGAAAATACTGGAGAAGAAAGATACTGTAAAAGGACATTATGGAGAATTGGTTGATAGAGTCGCTAACAAATCAGGATCAAGAATGAAGTGTAAACAATTCGAGAAACTTTCAGATAAAGATAACAGTGTTATTGATTCAACTTTCAGCTCTCAGAAGTTAAAAGTGATTTCAGAAATGATAAAACCTCAGAAAATTAACTTGAGTGGGACATCTTCAATGTCTGAAAGTAGAATGAAGAACTGTGAAGAGATATCTACTGAAGTTTGTCATATGGTTAAAGatattaaagaagaaaaacaTCAGAAAACAAACCATTTGATTAAAATAACAACAGTTTCCAGTGAGAATTCACAAGAAAGATCAAGAATCTCGGATACCCATGTCACAAATAGTGAAAATTCATCAGTTTCACATAGAAAAAAATCTGAGAAACACAAATTGTATCCAAGTTTAGAAATGAAAATGGTGGAAGGAATCACGGATGGTGGTCATAAAGGGCCTTCTGATGAGATGTGGCACATGACTGATGCATCATCAGATCATGACATAACATCTTCAAGTGAGATTCTTGATGGTGTCAAGAAAAATATCAGATCCTTGTTGACAGTTATCGGGGACGTAATCCGATTCCGATGTTCATCTCCACGTTCGGAATCCCACATTCCACACTCAGGTGGCGGAAAGTGTTCCTCATGTTTGTCTCTTACTAGCGAAGCATGGTTTTCTAGTCATGATTCCAATAACGATTCCACTCCCTGTAATCAAGAATCACCGATTCCATTCCCCCCAACCAATAAAACTTCTCATGTGTCtttgagtgattccaagtttGATGAATGGGAAGATGCGTATAGTTTTGAGGATAAGAAACGAAAAGAAGATGAGATGTTTATGAGGGAAGCACTTTTGGAAGCTAAAAAAGCTGCTGATGTATGGGAGGTGCCTGTTGGAGCTGTACTTGTGCATAATGGTAAAATTATAGCTCGTGGATATAattt GGTAGAAAAATTACATGACTCCACTGCTCATGCAGAGATGATTTGTATACGCGAAGCCTCAAAAATCCTTGGTTCGTGGAGACTTTCG GATACTACTCTTTATGTAACACTTGAACCATGTCCCATGTGTGCTGGAGCAATTTTACAAGCCAGAATTGACACACTTGTATGGGGAGCTCCAAATAAGCTATTAGGAGCTGATGGTAGCTGGATTAG ACTATTTTCCGATGGGAATGAAGGAAAAGACGCCACACCAATAGATAAATTGTCTGCTCCTGTGCACCCGTTCCACAAAAACATGTCGGTTAGAAGAGGAGTGTTGGCGGAAGAGTGTTCCGGAATCATGAAAAATTTCTTTCGattaagaagaaagaaaaagtcagTACCAGAATCACCAATTCCGCTGGAACCGGAATCGCCAATTCCGTCGGAACCGGAATCACTGATTCCGCCGACATCTATTACTGTTTCCCATCATCATTCGGACTTTTTATCCAAGATCCAGCATGCCTTTAAGATCATCTTTTGTTTATAg
- the LOC111910459 gene encoding lysine-rich arabinogalactan protein 19, with the protein MLRIIIIPALICLLVVVSEGQAPATSPSTTPAIVPPPSTTPLPPPATPVSSPSIPPPQPPTPPPPAPPVSAPSTPPPPLPAPTPPPVASPPTVPPPAPIPPPPTPAPTPPPPTPAPTPPPPAPAPAPPPPTPAPAPVALPPAPTPEMSPSPAPAPTKHKHKRHRHKKHHAPAPAPVAKSPPAPVTTTDSDDTAPAPSPTLDLSNGRTLFKNGGVGFIIAVLLVFMS; encoded by the exons ATGTTGAGGATTATTATTATTCCAGCTTTGATCTGCCTTCTGGTGGTGGTTTCCGAAGGACAAGCACCTGCCACGTCACCATCAACTACACCCGCCATAGTGCCGCCACCTTCCACCACCCCACTTCCACCACCAGCCACCCCAGTTTCTAGCCCATCTAtcccaccaccacaaccaccgaCTCCTCCTCCACCTGCTCCTCCGGTCTCAGCTCCGTCTACTCCACCACCGCCATTGCCAGCCCCTACACCACCGCCGGTTGCTTCACCGCCTACTGTCCCTCCACCAGCACCGATTCCTCCACCACCAACACCAGCACCAACTCCTCCACCACCAACACCGGCACCGACTCCTCCACCACCAGCACCGGCTCCGGCTCCACCACCGCCAACACCAGCACCGGCACCGGTTGCTCTTCCGCCAGCACCAACACCGGAGATGAGTCCCTCACCGGCACCCGCTCCTACAAAACACAAGCACAAAAGGCATAGACACAAGAAACATCATGCACCAGCACCAGCACCGGTTGCCAAGAGCCCACCAGCACCGGTAACCACCACAGATTCTGATGATACAGCACCAGCACCATCACCAACACTCGACCtg AGCAATGGAAGAACCCTGTTTAAAAATGGAGGCGTTGGATTCATTATCGCTGTTCTACTGGTTTTCATGAGTTAA
- the LOC111910460 gene encoding isoprenylcysteine alpha-carbonyl methylesterase ICME, translating to MHKSFNKSARLYLSKMQSQILPISISISNPFFPNRTPPSSIMPASAAAHAGAVFLNMEDGDGDDLAHSSIEDGKKFETTPFLPRVSSYDSVNSTSMASTVTSSVSYQQRRRRAASDSNLSDFPGGRRRFFCHNAGRADGDSFFITRVGSKLWARIRSGYSIITGFLALQCYAILIMPGVLQVAYYYYFSNQVRRDIVFGDQPRNKLDIYLPKDNGKNDAPKPVIAFITGGAWVIGYKAWGSLLGRHLSGTDVIVACIDYRNFPKATISEMVKDASRGISFVCNNISEYGGDPNRIYLMGQSAGAHIAACALVEQAIIECDATQSTTWSVSQIKAYLGLSGGYNLYNLAEHLHTRGPYKSLFYSIMGGEESLRKYSPEISVQDPNNKKAVSLLPPIILFHGTADYSIPADCSKTFVDTLQRVGAKAELMLYEGKTHTDVFVQDPMRGDDKLFDDLVAIVYAGDEEALAKQVSAPPRRRLVPEFMLKLAAKISPF from the exons ATGCACAAATCATTCAATAAATCCGCACGTCTATATCTATCCAAGATGCAGTCGCAGATCCTCCCTATCTCGATCTCAATCTCCAATCCCTTTTTCCCAAATCGAACACCACCATCTTCAATCATGCCAGCTTCTGCGGCCGCACATGCTGGAGCAGTGTTCCTCAACATGGAGGATGGTGATGGAGATGATTTGGCCCATTCATCTATTGAAGATGGGAAAAAGTTTGAAACCACACCTTTTTTACCTAGGGTTTCAAGTTACGATAGTGTTAACAGTACTAGTATGGCGTCAACTGTGACGAGTTCCGTTTCTTACCAGCAACGACGTCGTCGTGCCGCTAGCGATTCGAATCTATCCGATTTTCCTGGTGGCCGGCGGCGGTTTTTTTGTCACAATGCAGGCCGGGCTGATGGGGATTCGTTTTTTATCACCCGGGTTGGGTCTAAATTGTGGGCACGTATTAG GTCAGGTTACTCAATAATCACTGGATTTCTTGCTCTGCAATGTTATGCAATCCTAATCATGCCAGGTGTACTTCAAG TTGCTTATTACTACTATTTCTCAAATCAAGTTCGCAGAGACATTGTTTTTGGTGATCAACCTAGAAATAA ACTTGATATATATTTGCCTAAAGACAATGGAAAAAACGATGCCCCAAAACCTGTCATTGCTTTCATCACTGGAGGAGCTTGGGTAATAGG GTATAAAGCTTGGGGTTCTTTATTAGGACGCCACTTATCAGGTACAGATGTTATAGTGGCATGCATAGATTACAGAAACTTTCCCAAAGCTACAATAAGTGAAATGGTTAAGGATGCTTCTAGAGGCATCTCATTTGTATGCAATAACATCTCTGAATATGGTGGTGATCCTAATAG GATTTACCTGATGGGACAATCAGCTGGTGCACATATTGCAGCTTGTGCACTTGTGGAGCAAGCAATTATCGAGTGTGATGCAACACAGAGTACTACATGGAGTGTTTCTCAGATAAAAGCTTATTTGGGCTTATCTGGAGG ATATAATTTGTATAACTTGGCTGAACATTTACACACTCGAGGCCCATACAAGTCACTTTTTTATAG TATTATGGGAGGTGAGGAATCTTTGAGAAAATATTCTCCAGAAATTAGTGTTCAAGATCCCAACAATAAAAAAGCAGTTTCTCTCTTGCCTCCAATTATTCTTTTTCATGGCACTGCAGATTATTCCATTCCAGCAGATTGCAG TAAAACGTTTGTGGATACTCTTCAAAGAGTAGGAGCAAAAGCAGAGTTGATGTTGTATGAGGGGAAAACTCATACTGATGTGTTTGTTCAG GATCCAATGAGAGGGGATGATAAATTGTTTGATGATTTGGTTGCAATTGTTTATGCGGGAGATGAAGAAGCACTTGCAAAACAAGTGAGTGCACCTCCAAGACGCCGCCTTGTGCCTGAATTTATGCTCAAATTGGCGGCAAAAATCAGCCCCTTTTAA